The Flavobacterium sp. N2270 genome contains the following window.
ACTATTTCTCGTGAAGGATTACAGTCTGAAAACAAATCAGAAATGGGCGGATTATCAGGTAAACCATTAACAAAACGATCTACTGAAGTAATCCGATTTTTATCTGAAAAAAGCAATAAATCATTTCCAATTATTGGAGTTGGCGGAATTCATACCGCTGAAGATGCTATTGAAAAACTTGAAGCAGGAGCAAGTTTAATTCAGTTGTATACGGGCTTTATTTATGAAGGTCCGGCTTTAATAAAATCAATCAACAAAAAGATTTTAGAAAATAGCTAAAAATGCTATCTTTGAAAACTATGAGCCAAGTAAAAATTATAGAATGTCCTAGAGATGCCATGCAAGGCATTAAGGATTTTATTCCAACTGAAAAAAAAGTACAATATATACAATCTTTATTAAGAGTTGGTTTTGATACAATTGATTTTGGAAGTTTTGTTTCGCCAAAAGCAATACCACAAATGGTTGATACTGCTGAAGTATTAGCACAATTAGACTTGTCTCAAACGCAAAGTAAATTACTAGCAATTATTGCGAATACAAGAGGAGCAGAGTTAGCTTCAGTACACAATGAAATTCAGTATTTAGGCTTTCCTTTTTCTATTTCTGAAAATTTCCAAATGCGAAATACGCATAAAACTATTGCAGAATCTATCGTTACTTTAAACGAAATATTAGAAATTGCAGATAAAACAAATAAAGAAGTGGTAACTTATATTTCAATGGGCTTTGGTAATCCTTATGGTGATCCATGGAATGTTGAAATAGTAGGAGAGTGGACTGAAAAATTAGCGAATATGGGAGTTAAAATACTTTCATTGTCTGATACAGTTGGAAGTTCTACACCAGAAGTTATTGATTATTTGTTTTCTAATTTAATTACTAAATATCCTAATATTGAGTTTGGAGCACATCTACATACAACTCCAAATGCTTGGTTTGAAAAAATAGATGCTGCATACAAAGCGGGTTGTCTTCGTTTTGACGGAGCAATAAAAGGTTATGGTGGTTGCCCAATGGCTAAAGATGATTTAACAGGAAACATGCCAACTGAAAAGATGTTGTCCTACTTTACTGCAAATAAAATTGATACTAATTGTCATGCTATTAGTTTTGAAAGTGCTTATAATGAAGCGTTAAAAATATTTGACAAGTTTCATTAAATACTTTTAAAAATATTATTTTAATTTATTCTAAATAAACTTGTGTATTAATTTTTGACTTGTTATTTTTGTGCAAGAAAATTATTTTAAATAAATCTAAATAAATAAATTAAAATGCGCTTAAATAAAATTACATTAGTATTATTTCCTTTTCTTTTTTTAGCAACAACTTCTTGTTCTGATGATGATAATAATGAACAAAACTCAGTAAGTGTCCCTGATGCATATGTTTTTGAAAGAGAGGGTGTTTCAACTGTTGATTATAGTGGTCAATCAAGTAGGATACTTATGTTGCAAGAATTGGGTAATTATATTAAAGATCAAGGTGCTGCAGATGCAGTAGTAGATGTGGCAATTTTAAATAATATGTATTCAAATTCAAATAGCCCTTTCTCTACTTTAGAATTAAATGAATCTGGAAAACAATTAAGAGATAAAACTGCAGCTTCAAAAGATTATTTCGTTAATTTAGGCGGAGGTGGTTCTTCTGTTGAGCAAACAAATGTAAGATCTTTTTTTGAGTCACAATTTGATAATGCTAATGCAGCTTCAAATGGTACAATTGCAGCTGAAAATATTCCAGGTGTATACCTTGATGGTACAACAAAGCGTTTAATTGCAGCAAATGGTCTAGAACCTCAACAAATAATATTAAAAGGTTTAATGGGAGCTTGTTTTATGGATCAAGTCGTAAATAATTATTTGAGCCTAGCTGTTTTAGATGAATCTACTAACAGAGCAGACAATACAAATAAAGTATTAGTTGAAGGGAAAAACTATACTAATATGGAACATAAATGGGATGAAGCTTATGGTTATATCTATGGTGCTGGAGGTGGAAAATATTGGGATAGTTATATTAATCAAGTTGATGCCGATGCTGATTTTAATTTCTTAAAAGCAGATATTGAATTAGCGTTTAGAAAAGGAAGAGCAGCTATTGTAGCTAATAACTACTCTCTAAGAGATCAACAAATTGCAATTATAAAAGAAAAATTAGCATTAGTTCCTGCTGTAAGAGGAGTGTATTATTTAATTGATGGAAAATCAAAATTAGTTACGGATAATGGGGCAAAAGCATTTCATGCACTTTCGGAAGCTTATGGATTTATAATGTCATTACGTTATACAAATAATCCTGCAACAGGAACGCCATATATGTCAAAAACAGAGGTTGATGCTTTGTTGGCTGAGTTAACAGGTGGAACAAATGGATTGTGGGATATAGATTATTTAAATGATCATTTAGATAATATTGCTTTAGATATAGCAACTCGATTTGGCTTTACAGTAGAAGAAGCTTCAATTGTTAACTAAAATAAACATTTAAAAGGGTAGCTAGCTTTTGAACATGCTATTTTTTTAATTAATTTTGCAAAAAAAACAGGAATGAAAAAATATCTTTTTTTAATCACTTTATTATCTATAGTTTTTGCATGTTCTAGTGAAGACGGTTCATCTTCATCTGGTGATAACTATAATAGGACAGCTTTATTAACTAATTGGGCAAATAATATTATTGTTCCAAGTTATGAAAACCTTCAAGATAAAGTTGTTATTTTGAACTCTGCAATTGCTACATTTAATACAACTCCAAATCAAACCAATTTAGATGTACTTCGTTCAGCATGGTTAGAATCATATAAAGCATATCAATATGTTGGATTTTTTAATATTGGTAAAGCAGAAGAAATTAATTTTTTCAGTAAAACAAATATTTACCCTACTAACACAGCTGGAATTGATACAAATATTGCATCTGGAAGTTATAATTTTCAATTATTATCACAATATTCAAGGCAAGGTTTTCCTGCACTAGATTATATGATAAATGGTTTAGCTTCAAGTGATAATAATATCATTGAATTTTATACAACAAATTCTAATGCATTAAATTATAAACAGTATTTAACGGATTTAATAGCAGAGTTAAGTAGTGATGTAAATTCAATTTTAAACGACTGGAATGGTTCTTATAAGAACACTTTTATTGCAAGTAATGGTAATTCAGTAAGCAGTTCAACAAATAGAATGGTTAATAACTTTGTAAAATATTATGAAAAAGATATAAGAGCTGGTAAAGTTGGTATTCCTGCAGGAGTTTTTTCAAGTGGAACAACTTTTCCTGAAAAAGGAGAAGCTTTTTATAAAAATGATGTTTCTAAAATTCTATTAAATGAAGCAGTTAAAGCTGCGCAAGATTTTTTTAATGGAAAACATTATTTGTCTTCTACTGAAGGTGAAAGTTTAAAATCTTACTTGAATTTTTTAAATACAGTTAGAAACGGAGTAAGTTTAAGTACTACAATCAATAATCAATTTACAACAATTAACTCAACAAATGCTTTGTTAAATGATAGTTTTGAAACACAAATTTTATCTAATAATAACGCAATGTTGAATAGTTATGATGCTTTGCAACAAAATGTAGTTTATTTTAAATTAGACATGATGCAAGCATTCAACATTACTGTAGATTATGTAGATGCTGATGGTGATTAATACATGCAAAATAATAATATAAATATTTATTTAAATAAAACCTCACAAGCCTCAACGCTAGCTTTTTTTAGGCTGGCGTTTGGTTTAATGATGCTATTCAGTATAATTAGATTTGTAAGCTACGGTTGGGTCGATAAATTTTATATTCAACCAAAATTTCATTTTACATATTATGGTTTTGATTGGGTAAAACCATTAGGTAATTTTACGTATTTACTTTTTATTATTTGTGGTTTATCAGCTTTTTTAGTTGCTATAGGATACAAGTATAAACTTTCAATTATTACATTTTTTTTGAGTTTTACCTACATCGAATTGATGGATAAGACTACCTATTTAAATCATTACTACTTTATTTCAATTGTTAGTTTTATACTTATTTTTTTACCTGCAAATGCAACTTTTTCAGTTGATGCTTATAAAAATGAAAAATTCAAATTTAAAGAAATTCCACAATGGACAATTGATATCTTAAAATTAACACTTGCAATTGTTTATTTTTACGCGGGTTTAGCAAAACTAAATTCAGATTGGCTGTTCGAAGCTATGCCATTAAAAATTTGGTTGCCTAATCAGTCAAATATTCCATTAATTGGAAATTTTTTACATGAAACATGGGTTCAATATAGTTTCAGTTGGGCTGGTGCACTTTATGATTTAGCAATTCCGTTTTTATTATTCAATAGAAAAACACGAAAATTTGCTTTTGTTCTAGTGGTAGTTTTTCATATTCTAACAAAAATTTTATTTCCAATTGGTGTTTTTCCTTATGTAATGATAATTAGTAGTCTTATCTTTTTTGATGCTTCATTTCACAATAAAGTATTGAATTTTATAGCGAAAATTTTTAAATTCAAAACAACAATTTTTAATACTTCAGAAAAAAAGATAATTAATTTTTCTTCAAGATTAAATGCAATTAAAATTAGTTTTTTAGCTCTTTTTATGGCATTTCAATTAATGTTTCCATTTAGATATTTATTATATCCAGATGAATTGTTTTGGACAGAAGAAGGGTTCCGATTTTCATGGCGCGTTATGCTTATGGAAAAAGCAGGATACACCCAATTTTATATCACAGATAGCAATACCAATAAAAAAATATTTGTTGATAATTCAAAGTTTTTAACTCCTTTTCAGGAAAAACAAATGTCTTTTCAACCCGATTTTATTTTACAATACGCACATTTTTTACATAATTATTATCAAAAAACGGGCTATAACGATCCAAAAGTTACTGTTGATAGTTATGTAGCTTTAAACGGAAGATTGAGTAAAAGATATATCGACCCCAAAGTAGATTTAGCAAAAGAGTATGAATCATTCCAACATAAAACGTGGATTTTACCATTTAACGATGAAATTAAAGGATTTTAAAGTTTTACTTTTAGTATTAGTATCAATTTCAGGATTTTCACAGACTAATCTTAAAGGTTTGGTGACAGATACTTTTGGAAATCCATTAGCTAATGTTGAAATTTATAATAAAACAACAAGTAAGTTAATTAGCTCTAATGCAAAGGGAGAGTTCGTCTTTTCAGAAGTGGTTAAGGGTAAAAATGAACTTGTTTTTTTCTTACAAGGATTCACGATTTTGGAAAAAACAATTGATGCTTCGGTTGCAACTACTAATTTAGTAATTGTTTTAGAAGATTTATCAACTAATTTATCTGAAGTTGTTGTTATAAAGCAAAAACAAAAGTTATTTGCTTTAAATAAATTGAAAGATATTGAAGAAACAGCAATTTATGCAGGTAAAAAAACAGAAGTTATTTCACTAGATAACTTAACTGCAAATAAAGCTACAAATAATGCACGTCAAATTTATGCACAAGTTGTTGGTTTAACTATTAATGAGAGTAACGATGGAGGTTTACAACTTTCAATAGGAGGTAGAGGACTAAACCCTAATAGAACCTCTAATTTTAACACACGTCAAAATAATTACGATATAAGCGCGGATGTTTTAGGTTATCCAGAAAGTTATTATGCAACACCAACTGAAGCTTTAGAATCTATTCAAATTATTCGTGGAGCGGCTTCTTTACAATACGGAACACAATTTGGTGGTTTAGTTAATTTTAATATTAAGAAACCCAGTACTAAACCAATTGAAATAGTATCAAGAACTACTTTAGGTTCTTATAATTTATTTACCAATTTTACGAGTTTAAGCGGAACAAACGGAAAATTTAGCCATTATTCCTTTTATAACTATAAACAAGGTGATGGTTTCAGACCAAATTCTCAGTTTGATTCAAAAACCTTTTTTACGAATTTAAACTATCAATTTACTGATAATACATCTTTACACTTAGATTATACACATTTTGATTATTTAGCACAACAGCCTGGAGGATTAACTGATGTTATGTTTGCTGAAGATCCTACACAGAGTAATAGAGCACGTAATTGGTTTAAAGTAGATTGGAATTTATTTGCACTTCGATTTAAACATCATTTTCAACATAATGCCGATTTTTCTTTACAATTATTTGGTTTAGATGCAAGTAGAAAAGCATTAGGATATCGTTCAAATAGAGTTTCAAATCCAGATACACCAGGAACAGAACGTGATTTAATTTTAGGTGATTTCGTAAACTGGGGTGCTGAAGCTCGCTATTTAAAAAAATATAATTTTTTAGGGAATAATAATGCTTTTTTAATTGGAGCTAAATATTATCAAGCTAAAAATACAGGTATTCAAGGTCCAGGAAGTTCAGGGAATGGACCAGATTTTGAGTTGGCAAATTCCGAATTTCCTAATTATGCATCTCAATCAGATTACACTTATCCAAATTTAAATTTTTCTGTATTTGGAGAAAATATTTTTAGAGTAACTCATTCATTTTCAATTACTCCAGGTTTTAGATACGAAAGTATTAAAACCCAAGCAAAAGGATTTTATAGAGAAATTAGAACCGATTTAGCCGGAAATGTTATTTATGATGAAATTGAAAATGAAGACATTATAAAAGAGCGTAATTTTTTATTATTGGGTATTGGTTTGAGTTATAAAATGAAAAATGGAATAGAAATTTATGGAAATGTTTCACAAAATTACCGCTCAGTAACTTTTAACGATATAAGAACGGCAAACCCAAGTGCTGCAATTGATCCTAATATTACCGATGAAAAAGGATATACCTCAGATATTGGTGTAAGAGGACAAATCCTTAATAAAGTTTCTTTTGATGCAAGTATCTATGGTTTGTATTATGATGATAAAATAGGAGAGTACCTTAAAACAATACCAAATGTTGCTACACCAGTTCGTTATAGAAGTAATGTAGGAACTGCCTTTACTTATGGTTTTGAATCTTTAATCGATTGGAA
Protein-coding sequences here:
- a CDS encoding HTTM domain-containing protein, translating into MQNNNINIYLNKTSQASTLAFFRLAFGLMMLFSIIRFVSYGWVDKFYIQPKFHFTYYGFDWVKPLGNFTYLLFIICGLSAFLVAIGYKYKLSIITFFLSFTYIELMDKTTYLNHYYFISIVSFILIFLPANATFSVDAYKNEKFKFKEIPQWTIDILKLTLAIVYFYAGLAKLNSDWLFEAMPLKIWLPNQSNIPLIGNFLHETWVQYSFSWAGALYDLAIPFLLFNRKTRKFAFVLVVVFHILTKILFPIGVFPYVMIISSLIFFDASFHNKVLNFIAKIFKFKTTIFNTSEKKIINFSSRLNAIKISFLALFMAFQLMFPFRYLLYPDELFWTEEGFRFSWRVMLMEKAGYTQFYITDSNTNKKIFVDNSKFLTPFQEKQMSFQPDFILQYAHFLHNYYQKTGYNDPKVTVDSYVALNGRLSKRYIDPKVDLAKEYESFQHKTWILPFNDEIKGF
- a CDS encoding imelysin family protein, producing the protein MKKYLFLITLLSIVFACSSEDGSSSSGDNYNRTALLTNWANNIIVPSYENLQDKVVILNSAIATFNTTPNQTNLDVLRSAWLESYKAYQYVGFFNIGKAEEINFFSKTNIYPTNTAGIDTNIASGSYNFQLLSQYSRQGFPALDYMINGLASSDNNIIEFYTTNSNALNYKQYLTDLIAELSSDVNSILNDWNGSYKNTFIASNGNSVSSSTNRMVNNFVKYYEKDIRAGKVGIPAGVFSSGTTFPEKGEAFYKNDVSKILLNEAVKAAQDFFNGKHYLSSTEGESLKSYLNFLNTVRNGVSLSTTINNQFTTINSTNALLNDSFETQILSNNNAMLNSYDALQQNVVYFKLDMMQAFNITVDYVDADGD
- a CDS encoding hydroxymethylglutaryl-CoA lyase; this encodes MSQVKIIECPRDAMQGIKDFIPTEKKVQYIQSLLRVGFDTIDFGSFVSPKAIPQMVDTAEVLAQLDLSQTQSKLLAIIANTRGAELASVHNEIQYLGFPFSISENFQMRNTHKTIAESIVTLNEILEIADKTNKEVVTYISMGFGNPYGDPWNVEIVGEWTEKLANMGVKILSLSDTVGSSTPEVIDYLFSNLITKYPNIEFGAHLHTTPNAWFEKIDAAYKAGCLRFDGAIKGYGGCPMAKDDLTGNMPTEKMLSYFTANKIDTNCHAISFESAYNEALKIFDKFH
- a CDS encoding TonB-dependent receptor domain-containing protein, with translation MNHSNIKRGFYHLTMKLKDFKVLLLVLVSISGFSQTNLKGLVTDTFGNPLANVEIYNKTTSKLISSNAKGEFVFSEVVKGKNELVFFLQGFTILEKTIDASVATTNLVIVLEDLSTNLSEVVVIKQKQKLFALNKLKDIEETAIYAGKKTEVISLDNLTANKATNNARQIYAQVVGLTINESNDGGLQLSIGGRGLNPNRTSNFNTRQNNYDISADVLGYPESYYATPTEALESIQIIRGAASLQYGTQFGGLVNFNIKKPSTKPIEIVSRTTLGSYNLFTNFTSLSGTNGKFSHYSFYNYKQGDGFRPNSQFDSKTFFTNLNYQFTDNTSLHLDYTHFDYLAQQPGGLTDVMFAEDPTQSNRARNWFKVDWNLFALRFKHHFQHNADFSLQLFGLDASRKALGYRSNRVSNPDTPGTERDLILGDFVNWGAEARYLKKYNFLGNNNAFLIGAKYYQAKNTGIQGPGSSGNGPDFELANSEFPNYASQSDYTYPNLNFSVFGENIFRVTHSFSITPGFRYESIKTQAKGFYREIRTDLAGNVIYDEIENEDIIKERNFLLLGIGLSYKMKNGIEIYGNVSQNYRSVTFNDIRTANPSAAIDPNITDEKGYTSDIGVRGQILNKVSFDASIYGLYYDDKIGEYLKTIPNVATPVRYRSNVGTAFTYGFESLIDWNIGKTFFIDYENFIWNVFSNVAITNSEYLNSDIPNVEKNKVEFVPSYNMKFGNGVGYKNFLTSLQYTYVSSQYTNAQNIPTDVNDNTSGIYGEIPSYYVFDFSASYKWKNFKLEAGVNNVLNNWYFTRRATGYPGPGIIPSEPRVFYATLEIKF
- a CDS encoding DUF4856 domain-containing protein; the encoded protein is MRLNKITLVLFPFLFLATTSCSDDDNNEQNSVSVPDAYVFEREGVSTVDYSGQSSRILMLQELGNYIKDQGAADAVVDVAILNNMYSNSNSPFSTLELNESGKQLRDKTAASKDYFVNLGGGGSSVEQTNVRSFFESQFDNANAASNGTIAAENIPGVYLDGTTKRLIAANGLEPQQIILKGLMGACFMDQVVNNYLSLAVLDESTNRADNTNKVLVEGKNYTNMEHKWDEAYGYIYGAGGGKYWDSYINQVDADADFNFLKADIELAFRKGRAAIVANNYSLRDQQIAIIKEKLALVPAVRGVYYLIDGKSKLVTDNGAKAFHALSEAYGFIMSLRYTNNPATGTPYMSKTEVDALLAELTGGTNGLWDIDYLNDHLDNIALDIATRFGFTVEEASIVN